Proteins from a genomic interval of Stenotrophomonas sp. WZN-1:
- a CDS encoding MipA/OmpV family protein, translated as MPSLSPTLLRPLLFTATLGVPLLAHAAENNPGVQAGISAGATSGAYAHYDVKPLVVPAIAWQGDRFFASPGSLGMYLYKGQGLRLSAAVTPYTLRFKTDDVNDAQLRRLHSRQMSAMAGINGEYSADWGMVEASVMREVTGHGGGFESRLHYSYPIQAGRFTWVPRAGVVHSSARLLDYYYGISDEEALRSGLAAYRPGSTTSPSLQIAVSTPLGTKWRATGVVANQWFGNAVKDSPMARRGTQTSAFISLMRSF; from the coding sequence ATGCCGTCGTTGTCCCCGACCCTGCTGCGCCCGCTGCTGTTCACCGCTACCCTCGGCGTGCCGTTGCTCGCCCACGCTGCCGAGAACAACCCGGGCGTGCAGGCCGGCATCAGCGCTGGCGCGACCTCCGGTGCGTACGCGCACTATGACGTCAAACCGCTGGTGGTACCGGCCATTGCCTGGCAGGGCGACCGCTTCTTCGCCAGCCCCGGCTCGCTGGGCATGTACCTCTACAAGGGCCAGGGGTTGCGCCTGTCGGCGGCGGTCACGCCCTACACGCTGCGCTTCAAGACCGACGACGTGAACGATGCTCAGCTGCGCCGCCTGCACAGCCGGCAGATGTCAGCCATGGCGGGCATCAACGGTGAGTACAGTGCCGACTGGGGCATGGTCGAGGCCAGCGTGATGCGGGAAGTGACCGGCCATGGCGGTGGCTTCGAGTCGCGCCTGCATTACAGCTATCCGATCCAGGCGGGTCGCTTCACCTGGGTGCCGCGGGCGGGTGTGGTGCACTCCAGTGCACGGCTGCTCGATTACTACTACGGCATAAGTGACGAAGAGGCACTGCGCTCGGGCCTTGCCGCCTACCGCCCGGGCAGTACCACGTCACCAAGCCTGCAGATCGCGGTCAGCACGCCGCTGGGCACGAAATGGCGCGCCACCGGCGTGGTGGCCAACCAGTGGTTCGGCAATGCAGTGAAGGACAGCCCAATGGCACGACGTGGCACGCAGACGTCGGCCTTCATTTCCCTGATGCGCTCGTTCTGA
- a CDS encoding response regulator transcription factor, translating into MRILLVEDDPDLSRALQSGLERQGVVADVVGSLAEAALALREPVHQLLLLDRQLPDGDGAGFVATARALRPNLAVIMLTAKGTLSDKVEGLDVGADDYLVKPVAIEELMARIRAVSRRPSAMVTPSLRLGRLEFDFESLQAQVEGQPLALPRRQVLVLQALAMRQGRTVTRSALEAAVYGFDDEIQSNALDAHISKLRKALQQAGAGVEIHVIRGVGYLLAEA; encoded by the coding sequence ATGCGCATCCTCCTGGTCGAAGACGATCCTGATCTGTCCCGCGCCCTGCAATCGGGCCTGGAGCGGCAGGGCGTGGTCGCCGACGTGGTCGGCAGTCTTGCCGAGGCCGCGCTCGCATTGCGCGAACCGGTGCACCAGCTGCTGCTGCTCGACCGTCAGCTGCCCGATGGCGATGGCGCCGGATTCGTCGCGACGGCGCGTGCGCTGCGGCCGAACCTGGCGGTGATCATGCTGACCGCCAAGGGCACGCTGTCGGACAAGGTCGAAGGCCTGGACGTCGGCGCCGATGACTATCTGGTCAAGCCGGTGGCGATCGAGGAACTGATGGCACGCATCCGCGCCGTATCGCGCAGGCCTTCGGCGATGGTGACGCCAAGCCTGCGGCTGGGGCGGCTCGAGTTCGATTTTGAATCGCTGCAGGCACAGGTGGAGGGCCAGCCACTGGCATTGCCACGGCGGCAGGTGCTGGTGCTGCAGGCGTTGGCGATGCGGCAGGGGCGCACGGTCACCCGCAGTGCGCTGGAGGCTGCGGTGTACGGGTTCGACGATGAGATCCAGTCCAATGCGCTCGACGCGCACATCTCCAAGCTGCGCAAGGCGCTGCAGCAGGCCGGGGCCGGCGTGGAGATCCACGTGATCCGGGGCGTCGGCTACCTGCTGGCGGAGGCCTGA
- a CDS encoding HAMP domain-containing sensor histidine kinase — MARPIRSITLGLAWRLFLAQAFTVLFAVVALILTWGDKDSWGMDMFVAEAVAKAVHSEGGRLVLDQARWDKLDANAGGNLWFAAVDDKGMWLERGTIPAIHAPLLARLPTVGATELGSLVPPYLDVARVMIRNEDGRRITVMVGGAPKGGLLDGALMVLRLIGLWFFLPLIVVTLLVMPTVIHRAMRGVRRSAQQAKELDIGQPGARLDAQLVSTEVAPLVEAFNDAIDKVQQGYAARDKFLADAAHELRVPIAVVQARLSQLPQGELKSQLLTDVARLGNVAEHLLDLQRLDRNVGALQRLDLALLVREAAADLAPLVVGAGYGFEVDAPEAPVWIHGDSLALGRVIANLVHNAIVHGGGRGTICVRLDTRGLLEVSDQGAGIPVGDREAIFEPFHRLRAAGSGSGLGLHLVKEIVQHHGGSVGVGEASGGGASFRVNFHRGSVRR, encoded by the coding sequence ATGGCCCGTCCAATCCGTTCGATCACCCTTGGCCTGGCCTGGCGCCTGTTCCTGGCGCAGGCCTTTACCGTGCTGTTCGCGGTGGTTGCGCTGATCCTGACATGGGGGGACAAGGACTCCTGGGGCATGGACATGTTCGTTGCCGAGGCCGTGGCCAAGGCGGTGCACAGCGAAGGCGGCCGCCTGGTGCTGGACCAGGCGCGCTGGGACAAGCTCGATGCCAACGCCGGCGGCAATCTCTGGTTCGCCGCTGTGGACGACAAGGGCATGTGGCTGGAGCGCGGCACCATTCCGGCAATCCACGCGCCGCTGCTTGCGCGACTGCCGACTGTGGGCGCCACCGAACTGGGTTCGCTGGTACCGCCCTATCTGGACGTGGCACGGGTGATGATCCGCAACGAGGATGGGCGCCGCATCACGGTGATGGTCGGTGGTGCACCGAAGGGCGGGCTGCTGGATGGCGCGCTGATGGTGTTGCGCCTGATCGGCCTATGGTTCTTCCTGCCACTGATCGTCGTCACCCTGCTGGTGATGCCGACCGTGATCCACCGTGCGATGCGAGGCGTGCGCCGTTCCGCGCAGCAAGCCAAGGAACTGGACATCGGCCAGCCCGGTGCACGCCTGGATGCGCAGCTGGTCTCCACGGAAGTGGCACCGCTGGTGGAAGCGTTCAACGACGCCATCGACAAGGTGCAGCAGGGCTATGCTGCGCGCGACAAGTTCCTCGCCGACGCCGCGCACGAGCTGCGCGTGCCGATCGCCGTGGTGCAGGCGCGCCTGTCGCAGCTGCCGCAGGGCGAGCTGAAATCGCAGCTGCTGACCGACGTGGCGCGGCTGGGCAATGTTGCCGAGCACCTGCTCGACCTGCAGCGTCTCGACCGCAACGTGGGTGCATTGCAGCGGCTGGACCTGGCCCTGCTGGTGCGTGAAGCAGCAGCGGACCTGGCGCCGTTGGTGGTTGGCGCCGGTTATGGCTTCGAAGTGGATGCGCCGGAAGCGCCGGTGTGGATCCACGGTGACAGCCTGGCGCTGGGGCGGGTGATCGCCAACCTGGTACACAACGCGATCGTGCATGGCGGTGGCCGTGGCACCATCTGCGTGCGGTTGGATACGCGCGGGTTGCTGGAAGTCAGCGACCAGGGCGCTGGCATCCCGGTGGGCGACCGTGAGGCGATCTTCGAGCCGTTCCATCGCCTGCGCGCGGCGGGCAGTGGCAGTGGCCTCGGCCTGCACCTGGTGAAGGAAATCGTGCAGCACCACGGTGGCTCGGTCGGTGTCGGCGAGGCCTCGGGTGGTGGCGCGAGCTTCCGGGTCAACTTCCATCGCGGCAGCGTTCGACGCTGA
- a CDS encoding DNA internalization-related competence protein ComEC/Rec2: protein MADERSPSPLLGSGAAAALTLGALACVQLPLLPPLWACTLMIVLGSAGWGLRWRGRLPAVVLFGVGWTAVHGHWGLQEQLPPGQPPRNVVVSGRVIDLPDHGAAHTRFLLQVNESTDLPSLRGKRLQVTWNDAWHARAATDSGPGRHQVRAGAQWHLALRVRAPRSRINPGGFDGERHALLRGVSGSGTVRAPASARELQAAHGLPAWRERTSAAIAAQVAHPAARFVQALALGDTRGLSDSDWDQLRALGLTHLVAISGFHVGVVAGLGALLCRGLWWLCPLLACRWPRPQAAACAAALAAAGYAVLAGGELPTVRTAMMIGLIALARSGRRPLGAVQGLALAALALLLPAPLSVLSAGFWLSFGGVLWLVWCLPQGRPRGIVASLRGFLAAQGVASVGLLPLGIALFGGTAWLGPLVNLPVIPWWTLLVVPLSLLGTALQVLHEGAGRWAWCAAAWLFEISWQALQPLAAHPRAMWWLAEAPAWAVPAALLGVFWWLLPRGAGGGLAGLLLCLPLLWPQRERPAEGELELLVHDVGQGTAVLLRTARHALWYDVGPPSGGEGSERILVPSLRALGQAPPERVLLSHDDLDHAGNLPSLRLQLPGLPLLAPPGSTIAGAGRCQRGLRWHWDGVDFLVLHPDAGSQRAENEDSCVLRVASAHGVVLLPGDIGRPAEQALLRASPAALKADVVLVPHHGSGGSSSALWVAAVSPRLALVSAGHQNRFGHPRQEVVQRWQAQGAEVVSTVESGAIRVWLGAQGLQLREQRIHASRWWDAAGRARSAAILSPIEQAAVGPEG from the coding sequence ATGGCCGATGAGCGCTCCCCGTCTCCCTTGCTGGGCAGTGGCGCCGCTGCAGCGCTGACGCTGGGAGCGCTGGCCTGCGTGCAGCTGCCGCTGCTGCCGCCGCTGTGGGCCTGCACGCTGATGATCGTGCTCGGCAGCGCAGGGTGGGGGCTGCGCTGGCGCGGGCGTCTGCCTGCGGTCGTGCTGTTCGGTGTTGGCTGGACGGCGGTGCACGGGCATTGGGGGCTACAGGAGCAGCTTCCACCGGGCCAGCCGCCACGGAATGTGGTGGTCAGTGGCCGGGTCATCGATCTGCCGGATCACGGCGCCGCGCACACCCGCTTCCTGCTGCAGGTCAATGAGAGCACCGACCTGCCATCACTGCGTGGCAAACGCCTGCAGGTCACCTGGAACGATGCTTGGCATGCCCGCGCTGCCACCGACTCCGGACCTGGGCGGCACCAGGTCCGGGCCGGTGCGCAGTGGCATCTGGCCCTGCGCGTGCGGGCACCCCGTTCGCGGATCAATCCCGGTGGTTTCGACGGTGAGCGCCATGCGTTGCTGCGGGGCGTGTCCGGCAGTGGGACAGTACGGGCGCCAGCCAGCGCGCGTGAGTTGCAGGCCGCACATGGCCTGCCCGCATGGCGTGAGCGCACCAGTGCCGCCATCGCCGCGCAGGTGGCCCATCCGGCCGCGCGCTTCGTGCAGGCGTTGGCATTGGGCGATACGCGTGGCCTGTCCGACAGTGACTGGGATCAGTTGCGGGCGCTGGGACTGACCCATCTGGTGGCCATTTCCGGGTTCCATGTCGGGGTGGTGGCGGGGCTGGGGGCGCTGCTGTGCCGGGGGCTGTGGTGGCTGTGCCCCCTGCTGGCCTGCCGTTGGCCACGTCCGCAGGCGGCGGCCTGCGCCGCGGCCCTGGCCGCAGCAGGCTATGCGGTGCTGGCCGGCGGCGAGTTGCCGACCGTGCGCACGGCGATGATGATCGGATTGATCGCACTGGCGCGCAGCGGGCGGCGCCCGCTCGGTGCCGTGCAGGGGCTTGCGTTGGCGGCACTGGCGCTGCTGTTGCCGGCTCCCCTGTCGGTGCTGTCAGCGGGTTTCTGGCTCAGCTTCGGTGGCGTGCTGTGGCTGGTGTGGTGCCTGCCGCAGGGGCGTCCGCGCGGCATCGTCGCCAGCCTGCGCGGGTTCCTGGCTGCACAGGGCGTAGCCAGCGTCGGCCTGTTGCCGCTGGGCATCGCGCTGTTTGGTGGCACCGCCTGGCTGGGGCCGCTGGTGAACCTGCCGGTCATTCCCTGGTGGACCCTGCTGGTGGTGCCACTGTCGCTGCTGGGCACGGCGCTGCAGGTGCTGCATGAGGGGGCTGGGCGCTGGGCGTGGTGTGCGGCGGCGTGGTTGTTCGAGATCAGCTGGCAGGCGCTGCAGCCGTTGGCGGCGCATCCTCGGGCGATGTGGTGGTTGGCCGAGGCGCCGGCCTGGGCCGTGCCGGCGGCGCTGCTGGGCGTGTTCTGGTGGCTGCTGCCGCGTGGTGCCGGGGGCGGGCTGGCCGGCCTGCTGCTGTGCCTGCCGCTGCTGTGGCCGCAACGTGAGCGACCGGCGGAGGGGGAGCTGGAGCTGCTGGTGCATGACGTCGGCCAGGGTACGGCGGTGTTGTTGCGTACCGCGCGGCATGCGCTCTGGTATGACGTGGGGCCGCCGAGCGGGGGCGAGGGCAGTGAGCGGATCCTGGTTCCGTCACTGCGGGCGTTGGGCCAGGCTCCGCCCGAGCGGGTGCTGCTAAGCCACGATGATCTCGATCATGCGGGCAACCTGCCGAGCCTGCGTCTTCAGTTGCCGGGGCTGCCGCTGCTGGCGCCGCCGGGCAGTACGATCGCCGGGGCCGGGCGTTGCCAGCGCGGCCTGCGCTGGCACTGGGACGGCGTCGATTTCCTGGTGCTACACCCCGATGCCGGCAGCCAGCGGGCCGAAAACGAGGACAGCTGCGTGTTGCGCGTGGCCAGCGCCCATGGCGTGGTCCTGCTGCCGGGGGACATCGGCCGTCCGGCCGAACAGGCGCTGTTGCGGGCGTCTCCGGCGGCGCTGAAGGCGGATGTGGTGCTGGTGCCGCACCATGGCAGCGGCGGCAGCTCCAGCGCGCTCTGGGTGGCGGCGGTGTCACCCCGGCTGGCCCTGGTCTCGGCCGGGCACCAGAACCGTTTCGGCCACCCGCGCCAGGAGGTGGTCCAGCGCTGGCAGGCGCAGGGGGCCGAGGTGGTGTCCACCGTGGAGTCTGGTGCGATCCGCGTATGGCTTGGCGCACAAGGGCTGCAGCTGCGTGAACAGCGTATCCATGCATCCCGGTGGTGGGATGCCGCTGGGCGGGCGCGGTCGGCTGCTATCCTATCGCCGATCGAACAAGCGGCCGTTGGGCCGGAGGGTTGA
- a CDS encoding MotA/TolQ/ExbB proton channel family protein, whose protein sequence is MWELVKAGGWPMVPLLLLGVLALAIILERFWSLRRTEVLPPGLGQEVRNWAARGKLDPAHLQTLRANSPLGALLAAALEARNRPRDQIRERIEDTGRHLVHRMERFLNALGTIASAGPLLGLLGTVIGMIQMFLGILDHGVGDVNQLAGGIGKALVCTATGMIVAIPALMFHRYFKGRIHGYVVEMEQEASALLDTLDGRPGVMNPSPSARPANAATAKA, encoded by the coding sequence GTGTGGGAACTGGTCAAGGCCGGTGGCTGGCCGATGGTGCCGCTGCTGCTGTTGGGCGTACTGGCTTTGGCGATCATCCTGGAGCGTTTCTGGTCCCTCCGGCGAACGGAGGTGCTGCCGCCCGGCCTCGGCCAGGAAGTGCGGAACTGGGCCGCCCGCGGCAAGCTTGACCCGGCGCACCTGCAGACCCTGCGTGCCAACTCGCCATTGGGCGCGCTGCTGGCGGCCGCGCTGGAAGCCCGCAACCGCCCGCGCGACCAGATCCGCGAGCGCATCGAGGATACCGGCCGCCATCTGGTGCACCGCATGGAGCGTTTCCTCAACGCGCTGGGCACCATTGCATCGGCCGGCCCGCTGCTGGGCCTGCTGGGTACCGTGATCGGCATGATCCAGATGTTCCTGGGCATCCTCGACCATGGCGTGGGTGATGTGAACCAGCTGGCCGGCGGTATCGGCAAGGCCCTGGTGTGCACCGCCACCGGCATGATCGTGGCCATCCCGGCACTGATGTTCCACCGCTACTTCAAAGGCCGCATCCACGGCTACGTGGTGGAGATGGAGCAGGAAGCCAGCGCCCTGCTGGACACGCTCGACGGCCGCCCGGGGGTGATGAACCCGTCCCCGTCGGCTCGCCCGGCCAACGCCGCCACGGCGAAGGCCTGA
- a CDS encoding biopolymer transporter ExbD translates to MRIGNDRSQDEPHIDLVPLIDVILVLIIFFVVTTTFDARSTLQVQLPTASQQPNNEPPRSLSVLINAEGRYFINDQEVLRSDVESVKQTIAAVAGSDRSQPVLLRADARTPYQAVVTAQDALGQLGFRRIAIATAPEVRP, encoded by the coding sequence ATGCGTATCGGCAATGACCGATCCCAGGATGAGCCGCATATCGATCTGGTTCCGTTGATCGACGTCATCCTGGTGCTGATCATCTTTTTCGTGGTCACCACCACCTTCGATGCGCGCTCGACGCTGCAGGTACAGTTGCCTACCGCCAGCCAGCAGCCCAACAACGAGCCGCCGCGTTCGCTCAGCGTGCTGATCAACGCCGAAGGTCGCTATTTCATCAATGACCAGGAAGTGCTGCGCAGCGACGTCGAGTCGGTCAAGCAGACCATCGCCGCCGTCGCCGGCAGTGATCGCAGCCAGCCCGTGCTGCTGCGCGCCGACGCGCGTACTCCCTACCAGGCCGTGGTGACTGCGCAGGACGCGCTCGGTCAGCTCGGTTTCCGTCGTATCGCCATTGCAACTGCGCCAGAGGTGCGTCCATGA
- the msbA gene encoding lipid A export permease/ATP-binding protein MsbA, with translation MSSHHAPVWPIYKRLLGYTRTYWVFMVGAVIAMVVEALAGYHFTKLMEPLVNEGFVDPQPRAAVVLPLTILGLFLMRSVATWVSDYTLAKTGRSVVRDLREQVLQKYLHLPSSHFDTEATPVMVSRLNFDTEQVTQASADALKTVVADTLTIIAMLAVMLQMSVKVTLAMLLVVPLIGGIVSYVGKRYRRISRGIQDGMGTMAQTAEQSLAAQQEVKVHGTQQHEISRYSRLANRMLALNMKVEVTRAAASSVVQFLAALALAVIVWVSTREALAGRLNAGQFMGLMTSMMAIIPSLRRLTSVQTSISRGVSAAERLFGILDMPVERDEGQHRVQRVRGELAFDHVMLRYREDSGIALDDISFVARPGTVTAIVGRSGSGKTSLIRLVPRFYEPSGGVITLDGVALDDYPLADLRRQVAMVGQKVMLFDDTIAANIAYGMEATDEQIRAAAEAANAWEFIARMPQQLQTPVGENGALLSGGQRQRLAIARAILRDAPILILDEATAALDNESERLVQDALQRLMPERTTLVIAHRLSTIEHADQVLVMDHGRIVERGTHKELLELGGLYQHLHSMQFRERQD, from the coding sequence ATGAGTTCCCATCACGCGCCGGTGTGGCCGATCTACAAACGTCTGCTGGGCTACACCCGCACCTACTGGGTGTTCATGGTAGGCGCGGTCATCGCCATGGTGGTCGAGGCTCTGGCCGGCTACCACTTCACCAAGCTGATGGAGCCGCTGGTCAACGAAGGTTTCGTCGACCCGCAGCCGCGCGCGGCCGTGGTGCTGCCGCTGACCATCCTCGGCCTGTTCCTGATGCGCAGCGTGGCCACCTGGGTCAGCGACTACACGCTGGCCAAGACCGGCCGCAGCGTGGTCCGCGACCTGCGTGAGCAGGTGCTGCAGAAGTACCTGCACCTGCCGTCGTCGCACTTCGATACCGAAGCGACGCCGGTGATGGTCAGCCGCCTCAACTTCGATACGGAACAGGTCACCCAGGCCAGCGCCGACGCGCTGAAGACCGTGGTGGCCGATACCCTCACCATCATCGCGATGCTGGCGGTGATGCTGCAGATGAGTGTCAAGGTCACCCTGGCGATGCTGCTGGTGGTGCCGCTGATCGGTGGCATCGTGTCCTACGTGGGCAAGCGCTACCGGCGCATCAGCCGCGGCATCCAGGACGGCATGGGCACGATGGCGCAGACTGCCGAGCAGTCGCTGGCCGCGCAGCAGGAAGTGAAGGTGCACGGCACCCAGCAACATGAGATCTCGCGCTACTCGCGCCTGGCCAACCGCATGCTGGCGCTGAACATGAAGGTCGAGGTCACCCGCGCCGCCGCCTCCAGCGTGGTGCAGTTCCTGGCCGCACTGGCGCTGGCGGTGATCGTCTGGGTGTCGACCCGCGAAGCGCTGGCGGGCCGACTCAATGCCGGCCAGTTCATGGGCCTGATGACCTCGATGATGGCCATCATCCCCTCACTGCGTCGCCTGACCAGCGTACAGACCTCTATTTCGCGCGGTGTTTCCGCCGCCGAGCGCCTGTTCGGCATCCTGGACATGCCGGTGGAGCGTGATGAGGGCCAGCACCGCGTGCAGCGCGTGCGCGGCGAACTGGCGTTCGACCACGTCATGCTGCGCTACCGCGAAGACAGCGGCATTGCCCTGGACGACATCAGTTTCGTTGCCAGGCCGGGTACGGTGACGGCCATCGTCGGCCGCTCCGGCAGTGGCAAGACCAGCCTGATCCGGCTGGTGCCGCGCTTCTACGAGCCCAGCGGCGGTGTCATCACCCTCGATGGCGTGGCCCTGGACGACTACCCGCTGGCCGACCTGCGCCGGCAGGTGGCGATGGTCGGTCAGAAGGTGATGCTGTTCGACGACACCATCGCCGCCAACATCGCCTATGGCATGGAAGCAACCGACGAGCAGATCCGTGCGGCTGCCGAAGCCGCCAACGCCTGGGAGTTCATCGCGCGCATGCCGCAGCAGCTGCAGACCCCGGTGGGCGAGAACGGTGCGCTGCTGTCCGGTGGCCAGCGCCAGCGCCTGGCGATTGCCCGCGCGATCCTGCGCGACGCTCCGATCCTGATCCTCGACGAAGCCACTGCGGCGCTGGACAACGAATCCGAGCGCCTGGTGCAGGATGCGCTGCAGCGCCTGATGCCGGAACGCACCACGCTGGTCATCGCGCACCGCCTGTCGACCATCGAGCATGCCGACCAGGTGCTGGTGATGGACCATGGCCGCATCGTTGAACGCGGCACCCACAAGGAGCTGCTCGAGCTGGGCGGCCTGTACCAGCATCTGCATAGCATGCAGTTCCGCGAAAGGCAGGACTGA
- the lpxK gene encoding tetraacyldisaccharide 4'-kinase produces the protein MAGKGTQTPPYWYDGSPVPWAMRLLAPLYAGVTALRRRAYRRGWRKRHSLPVPVIVVGNITAGGTGKTPLTIALVERLRAAGWKPGVASRGYGREDADKPLWVQADTPTAKGGDEPVLIAWKTGVPVRVDRDRVAAGKALIEAGCDVIVCDDGLQHYRLARDIEIEVVDAQRRYGNGRMIPAGPLREPVSRASECDFRVVNLGQADEETAAQACGFGQWPMALHIDSAQPLAGGRSRPLAYFKGQRVHAVAGIAHPQRFFDMLRARGIGVVPHAFADHQAYQPQDLSFGSQLPVLMTEKDAVKCRAFGNDWHYAVPLRAELPAAFWVALTDRLDKLRPN, from the coding sequence ATGGCCGGCAAGGGCACCCAGACCCCGCCGTACTGGTACGACGGCAGCCCGGTTCCGTGGGCGATGCGCCTGCTGGCGCCGCTGTACGCAGGTGTCACCGCGCTGCGCCGGCGCGCCTATCGGCGTGGCTGGCGCAAGCGCCATTCGCTGCCGGTGCCGGTCATCGTGGTCGGCAACATCACGGCCGGCGGTACCGGCAAGACGCCACTGACCATTGCCCTGGTCGAGCGCCTGCGCGCGGCCGGCTGGAAGCCGGGCGTGGCCAGCCGCGGCTATGGTCGCGAAGACGCCGACAAGCCGCTGTGGGTGCAGGCCGATACGCCAACCGCCAAGGGTGGTGACGAACCGGTGCTGATTGCCTGGAAGACCGGCGTACCAGTGCGCGTGGACCGCGACCGCGTTGCCGCCGGCAAGGCGCTGATCGAGGCCGGCTGCGATGTGATCGTCTGCGACGACGGCCTGCAGCACTACCGCCTGGCGCGGGACATCGAGATCGAAGTGGTCGATGCGCAGCGTCGCTACGGCAATGGCCGGATGATTCCGGCCGGGCCGTTGCGCGAGCCTGTCAGCCGCGCCAGCGAATGCGATTTCCGTGTGGTCAACCTTGGTCAGGCGGATGAGGAAACCGCGGCCCAGGCCTGTGGCTTCGGCCAGTGGCCGATGGCGCTGCACATCGACAGTGCGCAGCCGCTGGCCGGTGGCCGCTCGCGTCCGCTGGCGTATTTCAAGGGGCAGCGCGTGCATGCGGTGGCCGGCATTGCCCATCCTCAGCGCTTCTTCGACATGTTGCGCGCGCGCGGGATCGGCGTGGTGCCGCATGCGTTCGCCGACCATCAGGCCTACCAGCCGCAGGACCTGTCCTTCGGCAGCCAGCTGCCGGTGCTGATGACCGAAAAGGATGCGGTGAAATGCCGTGCGTTCGGCAACGACTGGCACTACGCGGTTCCGCTGCGCGCCGAGCTGCCCGCGGCGTTCTGGGTGGCGCTGACCGATCGCCTGGACAAGCTGCGACCGAACTGA
- the kdsB gene encoding 3-deoxy-manno-octulosonate cytidylyltransferase, whose product MTEFVVAIPARYAASRLPGKPLRPLGGEPLVLHVARRALQAGAREVWVATDNQRIADALSGLAEVKVAMTATTHASGTDRLAECARTAGWADDTVVVNLQGDEPFAPAAGIRAVADALVAGNAPMSTLATTVEDAHTLFDPNVVKLVRNVRNEAMYFSRAPIAWHRDGFARSRDTLPDGHHWLRHIGIYGYRAGFLQQFAAMPPGQLEQVESLEQLRVLEAGYPISVAISPEPFPPGIDTPEDLERAEGLLQAMAAR is encoded by the coding sequence ATGACTGAATTCGTCGTCGCCATCCCGGCCCGCTATGCCGCCTCGCGGCTGCCGGGCAAGCCGTTGCGCCCGCTGGGCGGCGAGCCGCTGGTACTGCATGTGGCGCGCCGCGCGCTGCAGGCCGGTGCCCGTGAAGTATGGGTGGCGACCGACAATCAGCGCATTGCCGATGCGTTGTCCGGGTTGGCTGAAGTGAAGGTGGCGATGACCGCGACCACGCACGCCTCGGGCACCGATCGCCTGGCCGAGTGCGCACGCACTGCCGGCTGGGCCGATGACACGGTGGTGGTCAACCTGCAGGGCGACGAACCGTTCGCGCCGGCGGCCGGCATCCGCGCGGTAGCCGATGCGCTGGTCGCTGGCAATGCGCCGATGTCGACCCTCGCCACGACCGTCGAGGACGCGCACACCCTGTTCGACCCGAACGTGGTGAAGCTGGTGCGCAATGTGCGCAACGAGGCGATGTACTTCAGCCGCGCGCCGATCGCCTGGCACCGCGACGGCTTCGCACGCAGCCGCGACACGCTGCCGGACGGCCACCACTGGTTGCGCCATATCGGCATCTACGGCTATCGCGCCGGCTTCCTGCAGCAGTTCGCAGCGATGCCGCCGGGCCAGCTGGAGCAGGTCGAATCGCTGGAGCAGCTGCGCGTGCTGGAAGCGGGCTACCCGATCAGCGTGGCGATCTCGCCCGAGCCGTTCCCGCCGGGCATCGACACGCCCGAGGACCTGGAACGCGCCGAGGGGCTGCTGCAGGCGATGGCGGCGCGATGA
- a CDS encoding low molecular weight protein-tyrosine-phosphatase has translation MRLLVVCLGNICRSPMAEGALRARLDASPLAGRVQVDSAGTGDWHVGEPPDRRAIACAAGHGVDIGSLRARQLQGVDFDRFDWILCADEANLRDAGRLASAAQRERLALYLPWSGGQGRAAIPDPYTGGSDHFEQVWSLVDDAAKRAVARLLHDADSGIIGS, from the coding sequence ATGAGGCTGCTGGTCGTCTGCCTCGGCAACATCTGCCGTTCGCCGATGGCCGAAGGGGCGCTGCGCGCGCGCCTGGACGCCTCGCCGCTGGCCGGGCGGGTGCAGGTTGATTCGGCTGGCACCGGCGACTGGCATGTGGGCGAGCCGCCGGACCGCCGCGCGATCGCCTGCGCGGCCGGGCATGGCGTGGACATCGGCAGCCTGCGCGCACGCCAACTGCAGGGCGTGGATTTCGACCGTTTCGACTGGATACTGTGTGCCGACGAGGCCAACTTGCGTGATGCCGGGCGTCTGGCGTCCGCGGCCCAGCGTGAACGGCTGGCGTTGTACCTGCCCTGGTCGGGCGGGCAGGGGCGGGCAGCCATCCCTGATCCCTACACTGGCGGCAGCGACCATTTCGAACAGGTCTGGTCGCTGGTCGACGATGCTGCAAAACGTGCGGTGGCACGACTGTTGCATGACGCCGACTCCGGCATAATCGGGTCATGA